The window AGAGCCGATGTAAACCGAAATTTCGAATGTTTTCTGTTTTGTTTTTTTAAGGTGCAATAATGGCGAGTTGCCAATAGGACCTAAATGTTTTTTAGTGAAAATAAAGGTGCCTAAGCCAAACATCATTACCACGGCCGCCGATAAAAAGCACAAATGCCAGCTGTAATATTTACCCAAATAAATACACATGGCACCACCTAATAAGCCGCCTACATTAATTCCTGCATAAAAAAGTCCGTATCCGGCATCCCTTCTGTTATCTTTTTCGTGGTAGAGTTCACCCACCATTGAAGATACATTGGGTTTGAAAAAACCTGTACCGATAATGGATAAGGTTATGCCAATATAAAACAGATCGTGGGGCGAAAAAGCCAGGACCAGGTTACCGATAATCATTAACGATCCACCCCAAAAAAGTGATTTCCTAAAGCCCAAAATCTTATCGGCAAAAATACCCCCAATAAAGGTAAACGCATATACAAAAGCTTGAATGGCACCATATTGCAGGTTCGATTTCTGATCGCTCAAACCTAGCTGATCCACCATGAAAAAGGCCAGTACGCCACGCATGCCGTAAAAACAGAAACGTTCCCACATTTCTACCAGCGATAGATGCCAGAGCTGTTTAGGATATTTTCCCTCAAAATTCTGGATATCTTCTATTGAAACTGTTTGTTCCATTGAAATTTGTTTAAAAATTAAAAGCCCGATCGGAACCGGGCTTTATATGAAATTTATTCTATTCTGTTAATGAACACCGTGCATCCACTTGCGTAATAAAGGGCTTAATGCAAACATAATTAACCCTGCAACAATAGGAATGATCGTAAATATTAAGAAGAAAATTGAAATAGAGTATTCTGAGCTTATCTTATCGATTAAACCTCCGGTAGTACCTGCTAACCAGTTACCGATAGCAGTACAGGTAAACCATACACCGAACATTAAACCCACCAGTTTAGCAGGAGCTAACTTACTAACGTACGATAAACCAACAGGCGAAACGCATAACTCTCCAACAGTATGAAAGAAATAAGCGAATATTAACCAGAACATACTTACCTGCGCTGATGTGGCTCCTTTTGCAATGTCCATACCACCATATGCCAATCCAGCAAAGCCTATACCGACGAAAATTAAGCCCAGACCAAATTTTACAGGGCCACTTGGATTAAATTTAGTTTCCCATACTTTAGATACAAATGGAGCAAGAGAAACAATAAAGAATGAGTTCAAAATCCCAAACCATGAAGCAGGAACTTCTGTATTTAAAGAGGTAAATTCCTTTTGTACTTTCCAGATGGCTAATCCCCAGATAATAATAAAGCTTATTGCTGTGAAAATTATTGTAGCAGGATATTTTTTTGCAATTTTTGCCGCCAGGCTTAATAAAACCACCGTTACAGCAATAAGTGGAAAAATAGTAAGTATTGCATCAACCCATTTAAAAGTTGTACCTGCACTTCCTGTTAAATTTCTAAGGGTATAATCTTTTGCGAAAATAGTCATTGAACCGCCTGCCTGCTCAAATACCATCCAAAAGAAGATAGTAAAAATCGAAAACACTGCAATTACAGCTAAGCGTTGATTACTTACATTTTTTGGTAAAACTTCATCAGTTGGATCGACTACTTTTTCCGTCTTATTTACGGCAGCACCTAAAACACCAAATATTTTTTGTCCGAAGTAAAATTGAAGCATTCCAAAAAACATAAATACTCCCGCTAGTCCAAAACCCCAGTGCCAGCCCACTTTTTCGCCTATATAACCGCACATTAACATACCTAAAAAGGCACCAGAGTTAATACCCATATAGAAAATGGTGTAAGCAGCATCTTTCTTATCACTTGTAGATGGATAAAGTTTACCAACTATAGAAGAAATATTTGGTTTGAATAATCCGTTTCCGGCGATTAATAAAAATAATCCTAAATAGAAGAAATTGGTATTTGCACCTTCTAAGGCCATTGATATATGACCGAGAGTCATAATTAAGGCTCCTAAAATAACTGCTTTTCTATATCCTGTCAATCTATCGGCAATTAAGCCGCCAATTATTGGGGTTAAATAAACTAAGCCTGTGTACCATGCATAAAGTTGTAAAGCCTCTGGTCTTGTCCATTGCCAGCCGCCTTTGCTCATTTCACTTACTAAGAATAAAACGAGTAAAGATCTCATTCCATAGTAACTAAATCTCTCCCACATTTCAGTAAAGAATAGTACAAAGAGGCCTACCGGGTGACTAAATAATTTTTCTTTTGATACGCTGTTACTCTCTAAATGGATATCAAGTTCCTTGTTATCGTCAATACTAATGGTTGCATTAGATTTTTGCATAAAACATTTGTTGGTTTTGGTTTATGAATTCAGAATTTGTGTGTTGTTTAAGCTAGTTTAGCAGGGCGCAATATAGTCAGCGGATGCCAAACTCACAAATTTTTAAATGATGTGTCAGATAATGAAGTTGTTAAGTTTTGTTAAAAATTAAAACTTTCTGATGGGCTTAACATTTTTCTTCGGATCTGCATAAAGTTCATCGTTCGAATTGGGGTCGTTGTTTAGCGTAAGTTCTTCCTGTAGCTTTAATTTGCCTCCAATGATTTTGAAGCCATCAAAAGTACCGTCCGATCCATAAAATTCAAACTTTCCTTTTATTTCTGGATCGAAGGAAGCCAGGTGATCGAACACAATCATCCCCGCTTTTACATCGGTTTTAAGCATCATTGCATTCGATTTGGCATACTCAAATATAACCCTGTTCTTTCCTTTCTGTTCTTTTCCATCAAAAACAGGAGCGCCAAAGTTTACGTTGTCTTTATCAAATGAAAGGATTTCTATTACCTTTTTAGTAGTGGTCTGCGTATTGCCTTTCCAGCCTAGCAGTACATAATAAGGTAAACGGTTTCCGCTAGTTACCGGTACAATTTCATAGTATCTTGCTCCAAACCATTTCTGATTATTGGTAACAATATTCGAATCATTCATATTCTCCGTTTGGTCGATGAGCGGATAAAGCTTTAAAGGACCATTTTTGGTATTCATCTGTATTGTACCATAATAGCGATAGCTGCCGTTTTCGAGATGTACATACCAGGTTAAAGTTCTGAAAGCGTGATCAGGAGATATGATTATCGAAACATTTTTTAACGAATCAAAAGAGAAAGTAAAAGAATTGGGCATTTTTAGGGCTTCAACTAAGAGTTTAACAAATTTACCGTTATTTTCGAGTTTCTCATTGTCGCTTAATGCAGTTGCCATAGCTGTTGAAATTTTGATCAGTGAATCCTGAAAAACGTTAAGTTTATTAGGTGCCTGTTGCGCCTTTGCGTTAAAGCCTAGCAGGCCAATAAACAACAGGACAGACAACTTTATGTTCTTCATCATGTTTGATCGTGAGTTTTTTACAGCTGTAAGTTTATTATGATATTTTTTCTATAACCAGTGCACTGGCGCCACCACCACCATTACAAATACCAGCAACACCGATTTTGCCATCGTTTTGTGCCAGTACCGAAAGTAGGGTTACCACAATCCGCGCGCCTGAGGCTCCCAGTGGGTGACCAAGCGACACTGCGCCACCATTAACATTTACCTTACTATCATTTAGCTCGAGGAGTTGATTATTGGCAATAGAAACTACAGAGAAAGCTTCGTTAATCTCAAAAAAATCTACAGCTTTAATATCAATATTGGCTTTGTGTAAAGCCAGTGGAATTGCTTTTGAAGGGGCAGTGGTAAACCATTCTGGTGCCTGTTGGGCATCAGCATAGCTTAGTATTCTGGCCAGGGGCTTTATACCCAGTGCTTTTGCCTTATCGGCACTCATTAAAACCAGGGCTGCAGCTCCATCGTTCAGGGTAGAGGCGTTTGCAGCAGTTACCGTTCCGTCTTTTTTGAAAACAGGTTTAAGTGCCGGTATTTTATCAAATTTAACTGCTATTGGCTCGTCGTCGGTATCTATTAAATTAATATCACCCTTGCGGTCTTTTACTTCAACGGCAACAATTTCGCTGGCAAATTTACCTGCAGTTTGTGCCGCTTGTGCTCTTTTGTACGAGTTGATGGCAAAATCATCCTGTGCCTCGCGGCTAATGTTACATTCCGTAGCGCAAAGCTCGGCTGCTGATCCCATATGGTAATCGTTGTAAACATCCCATAAGCCATCTTTTACCAATCCGTCAGTTATTTGCCCGTGACCTAGTCTATAACCATTCCTGGCTTTATCAAGATAGTAAGGAACATTGCTCATACTTTCCATTCCGCCGGCCACAATAATATCGTTATCGCCATTGGCAATACTTTGTGCCGCTAGCATAATGGCTTTAGTACCTGATGCGCATACTTTATTAATGGTGGTTGCTGGTAAATCTGGTAAGCCGGCAAACTTGGCAGCTTGTGTAGCAGGCGCCTGACCTAAATTGGCCGATAAAACGTTGCCCATGTACACTTCCTGAATCTGTTCGGGTTTTAATGCTGCTTTTTCTATTGCCGCTTTAATAGCAAAACCACCTAACTGAGTGGCCGAAAATTGTGCTAATGAGCCTCCAAAACTACCGATAGGCGTTCTAACAGCCGATACGATTACAACTTCTTTCATGTAAACTAAATTTTTATGAATTTTTGGTTAGGCTGCTAAGTTAGTTAAACGTTAGATGTTTGCAAAACCTATGTGCCTTAAATAATAAAAGAAGTCAAGTTTAAACCAGCGCGGTGCATGTAAAACTAGACTTCTTTTGTATGAGAAATAGCTGTTAGCAAGTAAGCCTATGGGATTTCGAAAACCTCATAGGTTTGTTAAATAGGAAATATTTTTTTGAAAATGGATGCTCCGGTGTTCATGGCTGCTGGTAATCCTGCAAGTCCTTACTCATACTTTGCTCCAGGCTTTCCGTTCTATCAGGTTTAATGGCAGACTGCACGGTTTAAAACCTGTGAGGTTTGTTCTAAAATGGTAGGTTTTGCGTTAAGGATTGTAAGGGTTTAGTGCCGGTTTTTTACCGGTACCGGAGCGCAGCCTTGAAAAGCCTGACCCTTTCCCGATTTTTCATCGGGATCAGGGTAACGCTCAAATTATTTTATAGTTAGTAGTTAACAATTCTATTCCTCTTTCGCTTTGCCTTTCTTCCGCGATTTTATGGCCTGTGTAAGTAAAAACTCGATCTGCCCATTGGTACTCCGAAATTCATCTGCAGCCCAGGTTTCTACTTCTTTTAATAAAGCAGGACTAATCCTTAATACAAAAGCTTTTTTATCTTTCTCCGCCATCTTTATTGTATTGCCTGTATATTGTACCTGGTTTTTAAATTGATGAGGAACATTTCCATTTCATCTATCCTGTTCGAACTGAAGAGGAGTTTTTTACCGTTTTTAAACTCTAGCTGTAAGCCCCTGTTTTTATCGTTTAATAAATAAGCCTTATCTTTAAATTTAAACCAGAGGCGGGTTTTTATTCCATAACCACCATATTCGGCAAGTGCATCATATTTTCTGATATAAGCCTTTTCAATGTTCATCCAGCGGAAATGGCTTGGTTTAAAATGAAATGGGAAATATCGGAAAGAAACGCCTTCAGCATTTATTTTGAGGGTTAGCTTATTCTGCTGGATTAAAAAAATAATTAAAAACGGAAGGAGGATAGCAAAAAGCGGTGCGAAATACATTTTTTTAAATTCCTGTAAGGCTACGCCATCCTTGTAATAAATCAAGATTAGCAATGTTGGTAATAACGTTGCTGCTGTTATCAGGTATAGCCACCAGATTTTTAAACCGTGTTTCTCCTCAAATTCCATTGTTCCTAATTGTATAAAGTGCCTGTATTTACAACGGGTTGCACATGGCGGTCACCACAAAGTACCACCAGTAAATTACTTACCATGGCCGCCTTACGCTCTTCGTCAAGCTCAACAATACCTTTTTGCGATAATTTTTCTAATGCCATTTCTACCATACCTACAGCTCCTTCAACAATTAATTTACGGGCTGCAATAACTGCAGTAGCCTGCTGGCGTTGTAACATGGCACTGGCAATTTCGGGCGCATAGGCCAGGTGCGAAATACGGGCTTCCAGTACTTCGATACCTGCCCTTGACAGGCGTTCGTTAAGCTCATTTTCTAAAAGCTCGCTAACTTTTTCTGCGCCATCTTTTAAGGTAATGGTGCTTTCTTCACCCTCTGCATGATCGTAAGGGAAAATGTTTGCCAAATGCCTTACTGCAGCTTCGCTCTGGATATTTACATATTGCATGTAATTCTCTACTGAAAAAATAGCTTTGGCCGTTTCGTTTACTTTCCAAACTACAACAGCAGCTATTTCAATCGGGTTACCCAATTTATCGTTTACTTTTAACTGTTGTCCGTTGAGGTTGTTGGCGCGCAACGAAACCTTTCTTTTGCTGGTTAATGGGTTTACCCAAAAAAAACCGTCGGTTTTTACCGTGCCTACATATTTACCAAAAAGGGTTAATACTTTCGATTCGTTGGGGTTATTGATAATCAATCCCGGTAAAACCAGAAAGAAATTGAAAGCCAGGATGCCACCTCCCCAAATAAAATTTTCGTTAACAAAACAGAAAATAGCTGCACCTAAAAGTGCTAAAAATAAGGCGAATGTTAAATAGCCTGATGGCGGATTAATGATTTTTTCTTGATACATGATTGATATTAATTTGATATCATAAAGTAAAATATAAAAACTGGTAATTGCAAACAAAATCAGTAAAATGTATATTGAGATAAAAATGTTAATTTTGAACATATAATAATTACATCGTTTTGGCCAAAATCAAGAGAAATTCCCACAAAATCCTTTACCGTAAGTATTCATCCAATCTGAAATATGTGATGATGATATTTACTGTTTTTATCATCACGCTATTCTTGCCCAAACAGCCAAGATTCAGGTATGAGTTTGAAAAAAATGCCGTATGGAAAAATAAAGACCTGATCTCGCCTTTCAGTTTTGCCATTTTAAAAACGAGTCCACAGGTAAGTGCCGATAAGAAGAATGCCCTGAAGGATATTTTGCCGGTTTATCAATTGGATAAAGAGATTACAGCCAATGCACTTGATGAGTTTTCGAACGAGTTTGATATTAAGTGGAAATCGAAACAACTCGATGAAAAAGATAAAGAAACGTATAAAAATTCGGCCTACAAACTGCTTCAAACCATTTACCAAAAGGGGATTATTGGTTTAAATGTGAAACATCAGGCGGGTGGAAAAAATTACGATTTTTCACTTATTGAAAACAATGTGGCTCAGGAACGCAATACGCAAGATGTTTTTACAGCCGAAACAGCCCTGAACTTTTTTAAAAATAATTTTAAAGCGCCTAATCCTGTAATGGGTGATTTGGTAGCCAATCTGGCTATCGATCATATTGCACCTAATATTGTATTTGATGAGCGTTTAACCAAAACGATACAGGACAATACCATCAACAACATTTCGACCACTAAGGGAATGGTGCAGAAAGGGGAGTTGATAGTAGCTAAAAATGACGTAATAGACGAGGAGATTTACCAGAAACTCGAATCGTATAAGGCCACTTACGATGCACAGACTAAAACAATAGGCAGCAGGGCCCTGGTTTATTTGGGGCAGGTAGTGCTGGTAGGTTTTATCCTCACTATATTAATGTCGTTCCTGTTTCTTTTCCGTAAAGATATTTTTGCTGATAACCGCCAGCTGTCGTTAATCCTGATTGTAACCACCGGTATGTTGCTGGCGCTTACCTGGGCCATAAAAATAGAAATCCCCAGCCTTTACTATATACCGTTCTGCGTAGTGCCTATTATTATCCGGATTCTTTTTGATACGCGCTTGGCACTTTACCTGCATATGCTGGTAATTTTAATAGCCGGTTTTTTTGTGGCCAACAGCTTCGAATTTGTGTTTTATCAGGTTACGGCGGGTATGGTAGCTATTTTCAGTATCAAAAACTTTGTTAAGCGCGAACGGTTTCTGGTTTCGGCTTTGTTTATTTTGTTGGCTTACTTTGTGGCTTTTGTAGGTATTGCTTTGTTGCGTGAAGGCTCTTTCCGCGAAATTGAATGGATTAACTTTATTCCTTTTGTATTTAGTGTACTATTGTCGCTGCTGGCTTATCCTTTAATTTACCTGTTCGAGCGTATTTTTGGTATTACTTCTGATGTAGCCCTGATCGAACTCACCAATACCAATAATAAACTGCTTAGGGAGCTTGCTTTTAAAGCGCCTGGTACCTTTCAGCACTCATTACAGGTGGCTAACCTCGCCGAGGCTGCAATATTTAAAATAGGAGGGAACTCGGTATTGGTAAGGGCTGGCGCCTTGTACCACGATATTGGTAAGGTTGATAATCCGCAATATTTTATCGAGAACCAGAATACAGCGGTTAGTCCGCACGATAAGCTGCCTTATGAGCAAAGTGCACAGATTATTATTCAGCATGTACATAAAGGAATTGAGATTTTAAGGAAGAACCAGATTCCAGAAGCGATTATTGATTTTATCAGAACGCATCATGGAAATACCCGGGTCGATTATTTTTATCAGTCGTTTTTAAAAAATTCGCCTGAAAAATTTGTCGACGAAAACATTTTTCGCTACCCCGGACCGATTCCTTTTAGCAAAGAAACTGGTGTGTTAATGTTGGCAGATTCGGTCGAAGCTGCCTCAAGAAGTCTGAAAAATCCCGATGCGCAGAACATAAATGACCTGGTTGAACGGATAATTAACTACAAATTGGAGCAAAATCAGCTTGATGATTGCGATTTAACGTTAAAAGATATTGAAACTATCAAATTGATATTCAAGACGATGCTGATGAGTATCTATCATGTTCGCATAGATTATCAACAATTATCATAATTTTTTTTTGCAGAATAACTTGTTTTACTATATTTGCAGACCTCAAAACAACGCCGGTAGGGCGAAAAACAGAGGTTGAAAGGTGAGGTGCCTGAGAGGCCGAAAGGAACAGTTTGCTAAACTGTCGTACTGGTAACGGTACCGCGGGTTCGAATCCCGCCCTCACCGCTAGAAAAAATAAAAACCCTGCAACGCAGGGTTTTTTTATGGATTTTTATTTTTTTAACTTACTGAAAATCAGATATTTGCTTATTTGTGTTTCTTCTGCATCCTCTGAAAAAACCTTAAAATCAAATCGCCTGAAAAAGGCATTTTTCAACTTGTAAATATTAAGATGTTGTTTTAGAGTTGGTTAAGGTGTGTTTTGGTTTTGTCCGTTCCAATCTGATAAGAAAATATGGGTGTCTTTCCGTGATAGCTCACGGAGACCAGATCACAGAAGTTGCCTGGTTTAAGTGTTACCTCAATAATATTTGGATAGAATTGAAATACACGGTACACTAATGAAGATTCTTGTCAAACTATAGTTCAGACCGAGGTACCAAAACAATATTAATTCAGCGTTCTAAATTCGTTTGGAGTTAATCCTACACGCTGTTTAAACAATCGGTTTAAGTGCTGAGGATATTTAAAGCCTAGTTCGTAGGCAATTTCACTTACTGTTCTTCTAGTGCCGTATATCTTGTTTTTGGCAATTTCAATAATTTTGTTTTGAATGTATTCCTGTGCAGTAGAACCTGTTTCTTTTTTGATAAGATCACCAAAGTATTTTGCAGAAAAATGCAATTGATCAGCGCAATAAGCCACAGAAGGGAATCCCAGGGCATATGGCTTGTCTGACGCAAAATAATTGTTCAACAGGTTTTCGAATTTTTCTATTACTCCTCTATTAACCGTTTCACGGGTAATGAACTGTCTGTCATAGAATCGGTCGCAATGATTAAAAAGCAGTTCTATGTTCGAAGCAATTACTTTCTTGCTGTGTTTGTCTATTGATTGGTGCAGTTCGGTGTCGATTTTTGAAAAAAGGTCCAATACCAGATCCCTTTCTTTTGGAGAAAGGTGAAGCGCCTCACTTGTGTTATAACTGAAAAAACTGTATTCGGTAATGGCCTTTCCTAACGAGGTTCCCAGAAGCATATCCGGATGAAAAACCAAGCCATGACCTGCCGGCTGATAATAATCTACCTTATTCTCTACATCAATCATTTGTCCCGGAGAAATGAACACAAGCGTGCCTTCCTGATAATCATAGTACTGGCGTCCATATTTCAGGTCGCCACATTTCACATCTTTTAAAAAGACACAATACAGATCGAAATACATTTTGGAGCCCGTCCGTTTATTTGCCTTTGAAAAATCAAGGACACTTACCAGCGGATGGCTGGTTTGGTGGTTGTTAAATGCATTGTATTCGGCAATTGACCTGAAGTGAAATTCCTTTTCCATAACCTTTTGTTTTACAGATCAAAAATAAACATTAATAGTTGCTTTCTCTGGTGTGCTTTATTAGAACGGGAATATTGGTAGTAAAAGCAGGAATCTGTCTACACGCTATAGTGCTTTTGGATCGGATATTTGTTGCTGTATTAAAATTGCTTTGATAGACATGGCTGTTTTAAAATGTCAAAAGATGGAAACAGTAAAATTAAATAATGGAATAGAAATGCCCATGCTTGGATTTGGAGTATTTCAGGTAACCGATCTGGCCGAATGTGAAAGAAGTGTGATAGATGCAATAGAGACAGGCTACCGCTTAATTGATACGGCTGCTTCTTATATGAACGAAGAGGCCGTTGGCAGAGCTATCAAACATAGCGGAATTAATAGGGGAGAGTTGTTTGTTACCACAAAACTATGGATTCAGCCAAATGGTTACGAAGGAACGAAAAAGGCTTTTAACAGATCGCTTGAAAAGTTGCAGCTCGATTATCTGGACTTGTATCTGATTCACCAACCTTTCGGCGATGTATATGGAGAGTGGCGTGCTATGGAAGAGCTTTATCAGCAGGGTAAAGTACGTGCAATTGGTGTAAGCAATTTTCAGCCCGACAGGTTGATCGACCTGATTATTCATAACCAGATAGTTCCGGCAGTTAACCAGATCGAAACACATCCTTTTCACCAGCAGTTGAACACGCAGGAATTTCTGTCCAGGCAGCATGTACAGATCGAGTCGTGGGGACCATTTGCAGAAGGAAAAAACAATATCTTTAATGATGAGTTATTGGTTGCTATCTCGAGGGAGCATGGAAAGTCTGTTGCTCAGGTAGTGCTTCGCTGGTTAGTGCAACGCGGTGTTGTGGCTATCCCGAAAACCGTAAACAAAAGCCGCATGGCAGAGAATTTCGATATTTTCGATTTTAAGCTCAGCGCTGATGATATGGTTGCTATTCAGGCTTTAGATACGAAGGCTAGTAGCTTCTTCGATCATCGCGACCCGGCTATGGTAAAATGGTTGGGAGAAAGAAAGTTGAACGATTAACCTAAAAAAAATGGAAAAAAGAATATTAGGAAATGGTGGACTGGAAGTGTCTGCGTTAGGTTTAGGTTGCATGGGCTTAACTTTTGGCTATGGTCCGGCAGCAGATGAAAAAGATGCGATTAGCCTCATCAGACGCGCTTATGAACTGGGAATTACTTTTTTTGATACGGCAGAAGCTTACAGTCAAGGCGGTAACGAAACCCTTTTAGGCAAAGCTGTTGCTCCTTTCAGGGATCAGATTGTAATTGCCACCAAGTTTGGTTTTCTGGATGGCGATGCGTCTAAAGGTGTCTATAGTCGTCCTGAAAGGATTAGGCAGGTTGCTGAAAATTCTTTAAGGTATTTAAATACCGATTATATTGATCTTTTCTATCAGCATAGGGTTGATCCGAATGTACCGATGGAAGATGTAGCAGGAACGATACAGGATTTGATCAAAGAAGGAAAGATCAGGCATTGGGGATTGTCTGAGGCAGGTGTAGAAAGTATCAGCAAGGCACACGCAGTACAGCCTCTGGCGGCGTTGCAGAGCGAGTATTCTTTGTTTTTCAGAGAGCCAGAGAAAGAGATCATTCCGCTATTAGAAGAGCTCGGAATAGGTTTTGTTCCCTTTAGTCCGCTTGGGAAAGGATTTCTGACAGGTGCAATCGATGAAAACACCAGGTTTGATGCCTCAGATTTTAGAAATGTTGTACCTCGTTTCTCACCGGAGAACCGCAAAGCCAATCAGGTGTTGGTGAATGTTGTTCGTCAGATAGCTGAAAAAAATAATGCTACTCCAGCACAAATATCTTTAGCCTGGCTATTGGCACAAAAGCCCTGGATTACCCCAATACCCGGAACAACAAAAATGAATAGGCTGGAAGAAAACGTTGGCGGTGCTGAAGTCAACCTCTCAGAAAATGAACTGGCAATTATTCGCGAAGCAGTTTCGGTAATTGATGTGCAGGGAGAGCGTTATCCCGCTGATCTACAGAAACGTGTTGGGCGTTAACTGATAATATTGAAATCAATTTA is drawn from Pedobacter sp. HDW13 and contains these coding sequences:
- a CDS encoding peptide MFS transporter — encoded protein: MQKSNATISIDDNKELDIHLESNSVSKEKLFSHPVGLFVLFFTEMWERFSYYGMRSLLVLFLVSEMSKGGWQWTRPEALQLYAWYTGLVYLTPIIGGLIADRLTGYRKAVILGALIMTLGHISMALEGANTNFFYLGLFLLIAGNGLFKPNISSIVGKLYPSTSDKKDAAYTIFYMGINSGAFLGMLMCGYIGEKVGWHWGFGLAGVFMFFGMLQFYFGQKIFGVLGAAVNKTEKVVDPTDEVLPKNVSNQRLAVIAVFSIFTIFFWMVFEQAGGSMTIFAKDYTLRNLTGSAGTTFKWVDAILTIFPLIAVTVVLLSLAAKIAKKYPATIIFTAISFIIIWGLAIWKVQKEFTSLNTEVPASWFGILNSFFIVSLAPFVSKVWETKFNPSGPVKFGLGLIFVGIGFAGLAYGGMDIAKGATSAQVSMFWLIFAYFFHTVGELCVSPVGLSYVSKLAPAKLVGLMFGVWFTCTAIGNWLAGTTGGLIDKISSEYSISIFFLIFTIIPIVAGLIMFALSPLLRKWMHGVH
- a CDS encoding acetyl-CoA C-acyltransferase, whose amino-acid sequence is MKEVVIVSAVRTPIGSFGGSLAQFSATQLGGFAIKAAIEKAALKPEQIQEVYMGNVLSANLGQAPATQAAKFAGLPDLPATTINKVCASGTKAIMLAAQSIANGDNDIIVAGGMESMSNVPYYLDKARNGYRLGHGQITDGLVKDGLWDVYNDYHMGSAAELCATECNISREAQDDFAINSYKRAQAAQTAGKFASEIVAVEVKDRKGDINLIDTDDEPIAVKFDKIPALKPVFKKDGTVTAANASTLNDGAAALVLMSADKAKALGIKPLARILSYADAQQAPEWFTTAPSKAIPLALHKANIDIKAVDFFEINEAFSVVSIANNQLLELNDSKVNVNGGAVSLGHPLGASGARIVVTLLSVLAQNDGKIGVAGICNGGGGASALVIEKIS
- a CDS encoding Arc family DNA binding domain-containing protein; this translates as MAEKDKKAFVLRISPALLKEVETWAADEFRSTNGQIEFLLTQAIKSRKKGKAKEE
- a CDS encoding SPFH domain-containing protein, whose translation is MYQEKIINPPSGYLTFALFLALLGAAIFCFVNENFIWGGGILAFNFFLVLPGLIINNPNESKVLTLFGKYVGTVKTDGFFWVNPLTSKRKVSLRANNLNGQQLKVNDKLGNPIEIAAVVVWKVNETAKAIFSVENYMQYVNIQSEAAVRHLANIFPYDHAEGEESTITLKDGAEKVSELLENELNERLSRAGIEVLEARISHLAYAPEIASAMLQRQQATAVIAARKLIVEGAVGMVEMALEKLSQKGIVELDEERKAAMVSNLLVVLCGDRHVQPVVNTGTLYN
- a CDS encoding HD family phosphohydrolase; amino-acid sequence: MIFTVFIITLFLPKQPRFRYEFEKNAVWKNKDLISPFSFAILKTSPQVSADKKNALKDILPVYQLDKEITANALDEFSNEFDIKWKSKQLDEKDKETYKNSAYKLLQTIYQKGIIGLNVKHQAGGKNYDFSLIENNVAQERNTQDVFTAETALNFFKNNFKAPNPVMGDLVANLAIDHIAPNIVFDERLTKTIQDNTINNISTTKGMVQKGELIVAKNDVIDEEIYQKLESYKATYDAQTKTIGSRALVYLGQVVLVGFILTILMSFLFLFRKDIFADNRQLSLILIVTTGMLLALTWAIKIEIPSLYYIPFCVVPIIIRILFDTRLALYLHMLVILIAGFFVANSFEFVFYQVTAGMVAIFSIKNFVKRERFLVSALFILLAYFVAFVGIALLREGSFREIEWINFIPFVFSVLLSLLAYPLIYLFERIFGITSDVALIELTNTNNKLLRELAFKAPGTFQHSLQVANLAEAAIFKIGGNSVLVRAGALYHDIGKVDNPQYFIENQNTAVSPHDKLPYEQSAQIIIQHVHKGIEILRKNQIPEAIIDFIRTHHGNTRVDYFYQSFLKNSPEKFVDENIFRYPGPIPFSKETGVLMLADSVEAASRSLKNPDAQNINDLVERIINYKLEQNQLDDCDLTLKDIETIKLIFKTMLMSIYHVRIDYQQLS
- a CDS encoding AraC family transcriptional regulator, which encodes MEKEFHFRSIAEYNAFNNHQTSHPLVSVLDFSKANKRTGSKMYFDLYCVFLKDVKCGDLKYGRQYYDYQEGTLVFISPGQMIDVENKVDYYQPAGHGLVFHPDMLLGTSLGKAITEYSFFSYNTSEALHLSPKERDLVLDLFSKIDTELHQSIDKHSKKVIASNIELLFNHCDRFYDRQFITRETVNRGVIEKFENLLNNYFASDKPYALGFPSVAYCADQLHFSAKYFGDLIKKETGSTAQEYIQNKIIEIAKNKIYGTRRTVSEIAYELGFKYPQHLNRLFKQRVGLTPNEFRTLN
- a CDS encoding aldo/keto reductase, with product METVKLNNGIEMPMLGFGVFQVTDLAECERSVIDAIETGYRLIDTAASYMNEEAVGRAIKHSGINRGELFVTTKLWIQPNGYEGTKKAFNRSLEKLQLDYLDLYLIHQPFGDVYGEWRAMEELYQQGKVRAIGVSNFQPDRLIDLIIHNQIVPAVNQIETHPFHQQLNTQEFLSRQHVQIESWGPFAEGKNNIFNDELLVAISREHGKSVAQVVLRWLVQRGVVAIPKTVNKSRMAENFDIFDFKLSADDMVAIQALDTKASSFFDHRDPAMVKWLGERKLND
- a CDS encoding aldo/keto reductase, which produces MEKRILGNGGLEVSALGLGCMGLTFGYGPAADEKDAISLIRRAYELGITFFDTAEAYSQGGNETLLGKAVAPFRDQIVIATKFGFLDGDASKGVYSRPERIRQVAENSLRYLNTDYIDLFYQHRVDPNVPMEDVAGTIQDLIKEGKIRHWGLSEAGVESISKAHAVQPLAALQSEYSLFFREPEKEIIPLLEELGIGFVPFSPLGKGFLTGAIDENTRFDASDFRNVVPRFSPENRKANQVLVNVVRQIAEKNNATPAQISLAWLLAQKPWITPIPGTTKMNRLEENVGGAEVNLSENELAIIREAVSVIDVQGERYPADLQKRVGR